The segment ATACGGCGGGCGCGCCCGCACGCGGAGAACGCGCATGAATCGCGCCGCGCTTTCACGTGAGGCGGCATTGCAGTCGCCGCCGGGTGCGTTCACGCGCTGGTTCGGGCAAGGCCGCATCGGCCTGTTCAGCCTGTCGCGTGAAACGCTGGCGCACCGCCATGCGTTGCCCGCGTCCCGCTGGGTATCGGTGATGGGCACGCTGGTCCACTACACCGAGGAAGGCGTGCCGGAGGGCGAGCCGCTGGTGCTGATCCACGGATTCGGCGCATCGCTGCATACGTGGGAGGGATTGATGCCGATGCTGCGTCGCCGCTATCGCGTGGTGCGGCTCGACCTCGCGCCGTTTGGCCTCACCGGTCCGCTGCGTGACGCGCATGGTCGCATCATGACGATGGATGTCGACGTCTATCGCGCATTCATCGACGGCTTCCTGGCCGCAGTGAACATCTCGTGTGCAACGCTGATTGGCAACTCGCTCGGCGGACTGATCGCATGGGACCTCGCCGCGCGCCGGCCGTCGCTGGTGAACCGGCTGGTGCTGGTGGATGCCGCAGGTTTCCCGATGAAACTGCCGATCTACATCGACCTGTTCCGGCACGCCATGGTGCGCTGGTCGGCGCCGTGGATGTTGCCGGAGTGGATCATCCGCGCGGCCACACGCGATGTCTATGGTGATGCGTCGCACGTGCCGGAGGCCACGTTCCGCCGCTACGTCGATTTCTTCTATGCCGCAGGCAGCCGTGAAGCCGTAGGTCGCATGGTGCCGAAGCTCGATTTCGATGGGTTGGATACCGAACGCCTGCGCGGCGTGCGCGTGCCCACGCTGGTGCTGTGGGGCGATCGCGACCGCTGGATTCCACCCGCGCACGCGGCCGAGTTCGCGGCCCGCATTCCCGACGTGACGCTGCGCCGTTACGCGGGGCTTGGCCACATCCCAATGGAAGAAGACCCTCCGCGCGTGGCCGCTGACCTGTTGCCTTTTCTGGACGGTGCGCGCGAGGCACGTCCGTCATTCAGCAAGGAGTTCGCATCATGATGCCTGTCCGCCGTGACGTACACCCTCATCTCCCGCCGGAACGCATTTGCGATTGGCATCAACGCGGCCGGCACGTCACCCACTTCATCAACGCACTTTCGATTTTCTTTCCGGCCGGCGAACGCTTCTTCATGGACAGCGTGCGCAACTATCGCGACCGTATCGCCGACCCAGAACTCAAGCAGGCCGTGGCCGGCTTCATCGGACAGGAAGCGATGCACACACGCGAGCACATCCTTTACAACCGTTTGCTCGATGATGTTGGCCTACCTGCCGGCAAGCTCGACAGCCGCGTGGCCAGCCTGCTCAATCTGCTGCGCAAAATCCTGCCGAAATCATGGCAGCTCGCGCACACGATCGCGCTGGAACACTACACGGCGATGCTGGCTGCTGGCGTGTTGGCCGATCCGCGTCAAATGGGTGATTCGGAGCCTGGCTATCGGCAGGTATGGACCTGGCACGCGCTGGAGGAAACCGAGCACAAGGCCGTGGCCTACGACGTATGGAACGTGGTCATGAAGCCCGGCCCATACCGCTACTTCGTGCGAACGTTCACGATGCTCACCACCACCGTGACGTTCTGGGCCATGGTGTTCGTTTTCCACGTCAGGCTGGTGATGGCGGACAAGTCATGCCGCAACAAGCTGCTCGGCTTTGGCAGCGTGATGAACTTCCTGTGGGGATCGCCGGGCACGCTGCGCAAGATGATTCCGGAATGGTTCGCCTACTTCCGGCCTGGGTTCCATCCTTGGGATGACGACAATCGCGCGGAGCTCAGCCGCATCGCGCCGCTGATCTCGGAGATCGAGGACACGGCGATTCGCGCGGGTGCCAGCACGCGCGCGCCGTCGATCCGTAGCGTGGCGTGACGCGGCAGGTGGCAAGCGGCAGGTGTGCGGGAGCTCGGCCGGCGCATCAATCGCCCGCCGATCCGCCCTCTTCATGCAGATGTTCGAGGATCGCGGCAACGCGGTCCCCGAGATACTTGTTGGCCGAGATTTCGAGCGCCCGCATCATCTCGGTCTCAAGCGCCACCAGCGCGAGTGGCCGGATGCGCCAGAGCACATCCACGATGCGCGGCACTTCGGATGGCGGCGGCAGCTTGCCTTCGCCGAAGCGGTCCAGTTCGCGCACGACCATGCCGACGATCCGGTCGGACACGGCCTGGAAGTGGCCGCGCGCCTGCTCGATGATGTCGAGCACGTCCTCGAGCGGAAACCCGGCTTTGGCCATCTCGGCACCCGCCGCCAGCGCGCGCGGGCTGCGGGCCAGGTAGCCGAAGCCATCCGGTTCCAGCAATCCCAGTGAGATCGCCTTGGCCAGCGCCGTGCGCGAGATCGCGCGGCCGAACAACCGTGCCAGCGCCAAGTACGAGTAGTGGCGCGGTGCTTCGCTGTTCCAGGGGCTGCTGATCGCCGTCTCGAGACCCAGGATCGATCGCAGGTCGTGGCCTTCGACGATCGCCTTGAGCAGTTCCATGATGTTGGCGAGCGTGTAGCCGCGCGCCAGCAGATGGTGGATCAGCCGCAGCCGGCCCAGATGCGCCTGCGTGTAGATGCCGACGCGCCCGCGCCGCTCGGGTGGGTCGATGAGCCCGCGGTCCTGATAGGAGCGGATGTTGCGGACGGTGGTGCCGGCCACACGCGCCAGCTCGTCGATGGTGTATTCGGGAAAGGCCTTGCCGCCCGCCTGCGCTGAGTCGGAATCGGTAGGACTGGAAGGAGTGGGCGTGCCGCTGCGCTTGATCGAGACCATGGCGAAAATTCTAACTGAGTCGGCGACGTTACAATGCGGCATCTCCTCCCGCCGTCCCCATGCATATCCGTTGGCTCGAAGATTTCGTCTGCCTGGCCCAGGCCGGGAGTCTCGCGCGTGCCGCCGAGTTGCGCAACGTCACGCCGCCCGCATTTGGCCGGCGGATGCAGGCGCTCGAAGTCTGGGCCGGCGCGCCACTGATCGATCGCAGCACGTTTCCGGTGCGGCTGACCGCCGAGGGCCGCCAGTTCCTGGAGGCCGCGCAGACGGCGCTGCGCACGCTGGAGGACGCACGCCTGTCGCTGCGGGCGGCGCATCGCGCGGACGCCAGCACGCTGACCATCGCCACCGGCAAGACGCTCGCGCGTTCGATGGTGCCAGCATGGCTGGCCGGCCTGCGCGAGGCACTGCGCGACGACCCGGCCGGCGCCGGCTTTCGCACACGGCTATCGACCCATGCCACGCACGATGCGCTGGCCATGTTCACCGAGGGCGATGCTGACTTTCTGCTTTGCTACAGTCCGCACGATATGCCCGTGATGCTGGACGACGCGCGCTATGTGTTCCATCCCGTGGGCGTGGAGCGCATGGTCTGCGTGGCGGCTGCCGATGCGCGTGGTGGCCCCGCCTTCCGGCTGCAACGACCGAAGTCGGGCACGCGCCCCGCGCCGGTGCCGATGATTGCCTATGCGGAGACGCTGACGATGGGCCGCATGGTCAACCAGGAGATTGCCCGCCGCAAGCTGGCAAGCTGGCTCGACGTGATCGCCGTCAGTGACTTCGCCGAGTCGGTACACGAGATGGTGCGGCAGAAGATGGGCCTGGCCTGGCTGCCGGCGCGTCTGATTGCCGACGATCTCCATTCGGGACGCCTGGTGCGTGCCGATCTTCAGGGCGGCGACTCCGCCGACCTCGCGCTTGATATCCGCCTGTACCGCCCGCGCGCGCAAATGCGCCCGTTGGCCGAGGCGTTCTGGCGGGCCGCGGCGGCAGCCTGAGCACTGGTTCGTCCCTTCTCCCGGTCTATACACCCGTCGTGCGGAGCGGGGAGTCAGACAGCCATTGCCAAATCGGCAATCCACATTGCCAAAGCCGCATGTTTCCCGCTGCGCGTCTCTCTACCATCGCCGGACAACATTCCTAGAACTGCCCGGAGAAATCATGAAGACCCTGCTGCGCGCGGCCGTTGCCGCCTCCCTCGCCTGTTGTGCATTCGCCGCAAGCGCGGCCGGCAATTACCCGACCAAGCCGATCACGCTGGTGGTGGGCTATACCGCGGGCGGCAGCGTCGATCTGGTTGCGCGTACCGTGGCGCCGGAACTGGGCAAGCGTCTGGGGCAGAGCGTGGTGATCGAGAACCTCGGCGGCGCTGGCGGCACGATCGGCGCGCAGAAAGTGGTCAAGGCGGATGCCGACGGCTACACCCTGCTGATGGGCTCGGGCAGCGAGGTGTCGATCGCCCGCCTGACCAACCCGGCCGTGCGCTATGACGGCGAGAAGGACCTGGCGCCGATCACGTTCGTCGGCACGCAGCCGATGGTGCTGGTCGGCAAGCTGCAACTGCCGGCCAAGGATGCCGGCGAACTGATGGCGCTGGCCAAGGCGCAGCCGGGCAAGCTGTCCTATGCGTCTTCCGGCGTTGGCACGCCGCTGAACCTGGCCGGCGAACTGATCAAGCAGCAGGGTAAGGTCAACATCACCCATGTGCCGTACAAGGGAGCCTCGGCGATGTCCACCGACCTGCTCGGCGGTCAGATCGACCTGGCCGTGATGGTGCTGTCCTCGGCGCTGCCGCACATCCAGGCGGGCCGCATTCGGGCCTATGGTGTCACCGAAGCCAAGCGCGCCAGCGTGGCGCCGAACGTGCCGGCGCTGGCCGAGACCCCGGCGCTCAAGGGCGTCGACATGGGGGTATGGTTCGGATTGATGGCGCCAACGTCTACTCCCCGCCCTGTTATTGATCGCCTGAATAATGAAATGCAGGCCGTACTGGCCATGCCCGAAGTTCGCAAGAAGCTGGCCGAGGCCGGCGTGGAAGTGGCGCCGGCCAATCCGGCCCAGTTCGCGAGCTTCATCAAGCGCGAAACCAGCCGCTATCGCACGATCGTGCAGGCGGCCGATATTCGCGAGTAACTCCTGAGGAAGTCCTGATGACGCAGACTGCTCCCGCCTTCGACGCCTACCCCGT is part of the Cupriavidus metallidurans CH34 genome and harbors:
- a CDS encoding alpha/beta fold hydrolase — protein: MNRAALSREAALQSPPGAFTRWFGQGRIGLFSLSRETLAHRHALPASRWVSVMGTLVHYTEEGVPEGEPLVLIHGFGASLHTWEGLMPMLRRRYRVVRLDLAPFGLTGPLRDAHGRIMTMDVDVYRAFIDGFLAAVNISCATLIGNSLGGLIAWDLAARRPSLVNRLVLVDAAGFPMKLPIYIDLFRHAMVRWSAPWMLPEWIIRAATRDVYGDASHVPEATFRRYVDFFYAAGSREAVGRMVPKLDFDGLDTERLRGVRVPTLVLWGDRDRWIPPAHAAEFAARIPDVTLRRYAGLGHIPMEEDPPRVAADLLPFLDGAREARPSFSKEFAS
- a CDS encoding metal-dependent hydrolase → MMPVRRDVHPHLPPERICDWHQRGRHVTHFINALSIFFPAGERFFMDSVRNYRDRIADPELKQAVAGFIGQEAMHTREHILYNRLLDDVGLPAGKLDSRVASLLNLLRKILPKSWQLAHTIALEHYTAMLAAGVLADPRQMGDSEPGYRQVWTWHALEETEHKAVAYDVWNVVMKPGPYRYFVRTFTMLTTTVTFWAMVFVFHVRLVMADKSCRNKLLGFGSVMNFLWGSPGTLRKMIPEWFAYFRPGFHPWDDDNRAELSRIAPLISEIEDTAIRAGASTRAPSIRSVA
- a CDS encoding MerR family transcriptional regulator; translation: MVSIKRSGTPTPSSPTDSDSAQAGGKAFPEYTIDELARVAGTTVRNIRSYQDRGLIDPPERRGRVGIYTQAHLGRLRLIHHLLARGYTLANIMELLKAIVEGHDLRSILGLETAISSPWNSEAPRHYSYLALARLFGRAISRTALAKAISLGLLEPDGFGYLARSPRALAAGAEMAKAGFPLEDVLDIIEQARGHFQAVSDRIVGMVVRELDRFGEGKLPPPSEVPRIVDVLWRIRPLALVALETEMMRALEISANKYLGDRVAAILEHLHEEGGSAGD
- a CDS encoding LysR family transcriptional regulator, which produces MHIRWLEDFVCLAQAGSLARAAELRNVTPPAFGRRMQALEVWAGAPLIDRSTFPVRLTAEGRQFLEAAQTALRTLEDARLSLRAAHRADASTLTIATGKTLARSMVPAWLAGLREALRDDPAGAGFRTRLSTHATHDALAMFTEGDADFLLCYSPHDMPVMLDDARYVFHPVGVERMVCVAAADARGGPAFRLQRPKSGTRPAPVPMIAYAETLTMGRMVNQEIARRKLASWLDVIAVSDFAESVHEMVRQKMGLAWLPARLIADDLHSGRLVRADLQGGDSADLALDIRLYRPRAQMRPLAEAFWRAAAAA
- a CDS encoding Bug family tripartite tricarboxylate transporter substrate binding protein, which encodes MKTLLRAAVAASLACCAFAASAAGNYPTKPITLVVGYTAGGSVDLVARTVAPELGKRLGQSVVIENLGGAGGTIGAQKVVKADADGYTLLMGSGSEVSIARLTNPAVRYDGEKDLAPITFVGTQPMVLVGKLQLPAKDAGELMALAKAQPGKLSYASSGVGTPLNLAGELIKQQGKVNITHVPYKGASAMSTDLLGGQIDLAVMVLSSALPHIQAGRIRAYGVTEAKRASVAPNVPALAETPALKGVDMGVWFGLMAPTSTPRPVIDRLNNEMQAVLAMPEVRKKLAEAGVEVAPANPAQFASFIKRETSRYRTIVQAADIRE